In Chloroflexota bacterium, one genomic interval encodes:
- a CDS encoding ribonuclease H produces MRERKRFYVVWRGRKTGVFSSWEAARAQVEGFSGAQYKGFASREEAERAWREGYAARAGKPASLGRWRTAARKPVLPSLAVDAAAAGARGPMQYRGVRVDTEEEIFRQGPFAVGTVNIGEFLAIVHALAWLEARGLTWPVYSDSRVARGWVAKRRCNSRLPRTPETEAVWVLVARAEEWLAAHPQHAPVLRWETRLWGEIPADFNRK; encoded by the coding sequence ATGCGTGAGCGTAAGCGTTTTTACGTCGTTTGGAGGGGGCGCAAGACCGGTGTGTTTTCTTCGTGGGAAGCCGCCCGTGCCCAGGTGGAAGGCTTTTCGGGGGCGCAATACAAGGGCTTTGCCAGCCGCGAAGAGGCCGAGCGCGCCTGGCGGGAAGGCTACGCGGCCCGGGCGGGCAAGCCGGCTTCCCTGGGGCGCTGGCGCACGGCGGCCCGCAAGCCGGTGCTGCCCAGCCTGGCGGTGGATGCTGCCGCGGCGGGGGCGCGCGGGCCGATGCAATACCGTGGTGTGCGGGTGGATACCGAAGAGGAGATCTTTCGCCAGGGGCCTTTTGCGGTGGGCACGGTCAATATCGGCGAGTTTCTGGCGATTGTGCACGCCTTGGCCTGGCTGGAAGCCCGCGGCCTGACATGGCCGGTGTATTCGGATTCGCGCGTGGCGCGCGGCTGGGTGGCGAAGAGGCGCTGCAACAGCCGCCTGCCGCGCACGCCGGAAACCGAAGCGGTATGGGTGCTTGTGGCTCGTGCCGAGGAGTGGCTGGCTGCACATCCGCAGCACGCGCCGGTGCTACGGTGGGAAACGCGGCTATGGGGGGAAATTCCGGCAGATTTCAATCGGAAGTAG